One Pontibacillus yanchengensis DNA window includes the following coding sequences:
- a CDS encoding pyridoxal-phosphate-dependent aminotransferase family protein, with translation MLHNQAFLRTPGPTPIPQQVTHAMNQPMIGHRSQSFAQLFKGTSERLKPIFGTEQPVYTLTSSGTGALEAAVVNVTNPGDEIISVVAGAFGDRFASICEHHQLVTHRVEVPWGESVDQQELISTLHAHPNAKAVVMTYNETSTGVMQPIQELTKIVHDHSYALALVDGVSCIGAVPAQMDKWGIDILVTGSQKAMMLPPGLAFISASERAWDVIEQVDSSSFYFDLKAYHKQYENGMTPYTPAVSLIQGLKEVCTMLEEETLEKVYKRHVLMKDMTRAAFRALGLPLLTSDQDASPTVTAVKATEGLKVDEFRNHVRDRYGLSLAGGQKKLKGEIFRVGHMGYCSPVDVLTTLSIIEMGLVDCGISIELGAGVKAAQEVYINDVSNSSK, from the coding sequence ATGCTACACAATCAAGCTTTCTTAAGAACTCCAGGACCAACACCAATTCCACAACAAGTTACCCATGCAATGAATCAACCAATGATTGGTCATCGCAGTCAATCTTTTGCTCAGTTATTCAAGGGTACGAGCGAACGTTTGAAACCTATATTTGGTACAGAGCAACCTGTCTATACATTGACATCAAGTGGAACAGGTGCACTAGAAGCTGCTGTAGTAAATGTGACCAACCCAGGCGATGAGATTATCTCTGTTGTAGCAGGCGCCTTTGGCGATCGATTCGCCTCCATATGTGAGCATCATCAATTAGTTACCCACAGGGTAGAAGTTCCATGGGGAGAATCGGTTGATCAGCAAGAATTAATCTCTACTCTTCATGCACATCCGAATGCTAAAGCTGTTGTAATGACATATAATGAAACATCCACGGGTGTTATGCAGCCAATTCAAGAGCTAACAAAAATCGTGCACGACCACTCTTATGCCCTGGCTTTAGTTGACGGGGTAAGTTGTATCGGCGCTGTCCCAGCTCAGATGGATAAATGGGGTATTGATATACTCGTAACAGGGTCTCAAAAAGCAATGATGCTTCCTCCTGGTCTTGCATTTATTTCAGCAAGTGAGCGCGCTTGGGATGTTATTGAGCAAGTTGACTCTTCTTCCTTTTATTTCGATTTAAAAGCTTATCACAAACAATATGAAAATGGGATGACCCCTTATACTCCAGCGGTTTCTCTAATTCAAGGGTTAAAAGAAGTATGTACCATGCTCGAGGAAGAAACATTAGAAAAAGTGTATAAGCGACATGTGCTAATGAAAGATATGACTCGTGCTGCTTTCCGTGCTTTAGGGTTACCTCTTTTGACATCAGATCAAGATGCATCTCCAACTGTCACTGCCGTTAAAGCTACGGAGGGATTAAAAGTGGATGAATTCCGTAACCACGTAAGAGATCGTTATGGTTTATCATTAGCTGGTGGTCAAAAGAAACTAAAAGGCGAAATTTTTAGAGTTGGACACATGGGCTATTGCTCCCCTGTAGATGTTCTAACTACTTTATCTATTATTGAAATGGGATTAGTCGATTGCGGTATTTCAATTGAATTAGGCGCAGGTGTAAAAGCTGCCCAGGAGGTGTATATCAATGACGTTTCAAATTCTAGTAAGTGA
- a CDS encoding tyrosine-type recombinase/integrase — translation MNISLTTTSLRLSNEVDWFDDTLYKQVIAHGYRNIDWSYIPDDWLLYLFLHEEPTLGKKRKMNTLKEYFRDIRHFLSYIHDKDLSVRQTHHEELAHYQHQLSEQGYKPMTLRRKTAVVKSFLSFLYRKGIINEDLTRSMKQIAVEKEDLVNRDFYEEEVQALLDYYKKHNWFMYTMLFVLVSTGLRIQELSTAKWSGVYYHPEVDLYFITVIGKRDKVREVPLFDEVLEALTEFRSRRGFHSALGDDGTALFPKPSGNHYHFKYLSHEFTNQINQLAGVFPFIKRRMDMEEQMMNDGKSIKFKITPHTCRHYTAAYYLSKGADLKAIQNLLDHESSSTTDNYLRRTRKFHEHAAVKIGGQFMKSNH, via the coding sequence ATGAATATCTCATTAACGACAACGTCGTTGCGTTTGTCTAATGAAGTCGATTGGTTCGACGATACATTATATAAACAAGTGATAGCTCACGGTTATCGAAATATTGATTGGTCATACATACCTGATGATTGGCTTTTATACCTATTCCTTCACGAGGAACCTACTCTCGGAAAAAAGAGAAAGATGAATACATTAAAAGAATACTTTCGAGATATTCGTCACTTTTTATCCTATATACATGACAAAGATTTATCTGTTCGTCAGACCCATCATGAAGAGCTCGCTCATTATCAACATCAACTATCTGAACAGGGCTATAAACCTATGACCCTTCGTCGGAAAACTGCTGTGGTGAAATCTTTCCTCTCTTTCTTATACCGAAAAGGAATTATAAATGAAGATCTTACTAGAAGTATGAAACAAATCGCAGTGGAAAAAGAGGATTTGGTAAATCGTGATTTTTACGAGGAAGAAGTGCAGGCATTACTAGATTACTACAAAAAACATAATTGGTTTATGTACACTATGCTATTTGTTCTCGTTTCAACAGGTTTACGAATTCAAGAACTATCTACAGCAAAATGGTCTGGGGTTTATTATCACCCAGAAGTTGACCTTTATTTTATTACAGTAATCGGAAAGAGAGACAAAGTACGTGAGGTCCCGTTATTCGATGAGGTTCTTGAAGCGCTAACGGAGTTCCGATCAAGAAGAGGTTTTCATAGCGCTTTAGGAGACGATGGAACGGCATTGTTCCCGAAACCAAGCGGCAACCATTACCATTTCAAGTACTTGAGTCATGAATTCACAAACCAAATTAATCAACTAGCAGGTGTCTTCCCGTTTATTAAAAGACGTATGGATATGGAAGAACAAATGATGAATGATGGAAAATCCATCAAATTTAAAATCACTCCGCATACATGCAGACATTATACGGCTGCTTATTATTTATCTAAAGGAGCAGATTTAAAAGCCATACAAAACCTGCTTGATCATGAATCCTCCTCTACAACAGATAACTACCTTCGTAGAACTAGAAAATTCCATGAACATGCAGCAGTCAAAATTGGTGGACAGTTTATGAAAAGTAACCATTAG
- a CDS encoding MerR family transcriptional regulator, with product MYYSIDQVANELGKTKRQVQYLVQQRLAEPINIDTHRRDGGYRFSEEELKRLREVFQLPGVSVKDAARQLEMTPQYLMKFVKEEQIKSDVAMIGNRKRRWFQQEEINRFKNFLSQKSHAKREGEYGRKVQLISREVHIFDEVLVNGSMARVVSVEPLQVLTDNGEFIRVNSIDGKTRNLPERRYIRKRGVVEFRMPIPRHYQHPVYQLLFQLLHQLGERNIQIYEEEFGDYLVRCRLGVVHLSEREIQLLQRSIISGDVQIDNQTVMFQSDEVQKTLYISKQLLKQYESIAYQEEISADEKLLEALHHYIAKS from the coding sequence TTGTATTATTCTATCGATCAAGTAGCGAATGAATTAGGAAAAACCAAACGGCAAGTGCAATACTTAGTTCAACAGAGATTAGCTGAGCCTATTAATATAGATACTCATAGACGTGATGGAGGCTATCGATTCAGTGAAGAGGAATTGAAACGTTTACGCGAAGTGTTTCAACTTCCAGGGGTATCTGTTAAAGACGCTGCTCGGCAGTTAGAGATGACACCTCAGTACCTCATGAAGTTCGTAAAAGAGGAACAGATTAAAAGTGATGTAGCGATGATTGGAAATCGAAAAAGAAGGTGGTTTCAACAAGAAGAAATCAATAGATTTAAGAATTTTCTGTCACAAAAGTCACACGCTAAACGAGAAGGGGAATATGGGCGAAAGGTTCAACTAATTTCGCGAGAAGTCCATATTTTTGACGAGGTCCTTGTGAATGGCTCAATGGCGAGGGTTGTGTCGGTTGAACCGCTTCAGGTCTTAACAGATAATGGTGAATTCATCAGAGTTAATTCTATCGATGGAAAGACAAGGAATCTCCCGGAACGTAGATACATTCGCAAGAGGGGGGTTGTTGAATTTCGAATGCCAATTCCTAGACATTATCAACACCCTGTATATCAACTATTGTTTCAATTGTTGCATCAACTCGGTGAACGGAATATACAAATATACGAAGAAGAGTTCGGAGATTATTTAGTACGTTGTAGGCTTGGAGTAGTTCATTTATCTGAACGAGAAATCCAACTTTTGCAACGATCGATTATTAGTGGTGATGTGCAAATAGACAATCAGACGGTTATGTTTCAATCTGATGAAGTCCAAAAAACATTATATATTTCTAAACAACTTCTGAAACAGTATGAATCGATTGCATATCAAGAAGAAATTTCTGCTGATGAAAAATTGTTAGAAGCTTTACACCATTACATTGCAAAAAGTTAG
- a CDS encoding dynamin family protein: protein MNVNQSMDQSKLIPIVSTLYKQFQLHDDQVQSKKALDLLGKLQSEEFVMGFAGHFSAGKSTLINTLIGEQILPSSPIPTSANLVKVKNGREYARVYFTKEDPIEVEQEYDLDTIKSFCKDGDAVREIEVSKPLSSIPEGVSIMDTPGIDSSNDADRIMTESALHMVDVLFYVMDYNHVQSEVNLAFLAEMKKRGKPLYIVVNQVDKHQEEELSFTSFKNSVYQSLDVWGIEPEGVFFTSLIDTGLSYNDFQALQQEVKILIEHKHDTVHKTVYHSVNTIVQEHVEAYKEQKDNNIEEFQHKLNELAISDVKTVEEVQQEKSRMRSRPEQSEESMLSELQSTLNNAYVMSHDLRENARSFIESMDSGFKVGLFMTKKKTEEERENRLHDFYNALMEKVKANMEWPVRNKLLTVAKEYQVVEEEVLQQLQNGSITFEPEDLKRLIKTGAGSGGDYVLVYTKDVTNELKQRYKQLALTKWELVKESIQNQMNHDLEEKENLEHTMKEYEELKNQIEEEKNAIETRKNEYQLIVNGEEICTTAYDEATQSLIHRDAKIHQVEWINKMENQNREHNPDEDPSQKSDNSSASMSIESALNAIDRTVDVLQDVHGFGSILEELKEKKARLQTRHYTVALFGAFSAGKSSFANALLGEKVLPVSPNPTTATINRIMPSNDEYGHGNVQVKVKSETQLIEDIRFAAGKDVLQSTTLTKVVEELIYLKQQGELSSIDQNRLSFINAIEEGYSLMKEYIGHSITVTLDEFTAYVSDETRSCFVEWMNLYYDCPLTKQGITLVDTPGADSVNARHTEVSFEYMKQADAILFVTYYNHAFSRADQDFLYQLGRVKDAFSMDKMFFLINAADLAQNTEDLHLVTNYMDEQLTQFGIRNPRLYPVSSLMALNEKENSVISQHPVLSSSGIEEFNDDFTHFMEEEISGLLVHETVYDINRATQIMQHMIESASLSKEAKQEKKKAIKEQLSRALEIIKTIDTTRYERTIQQKIDKQTYYIQERLLLRFTDFFKEHINPSTIQGSSKLAKQDLETGIFGLMDQLASELKQEVRAVSIRVESFLKETVSELKDDVQEQTQRLISDFSLPHANEKSYQTPEIQEPFKHVKSGYFDQELNLFKNTKSFFEQNEKEKMKEALQVKIKPLLEEYINAQKEDLVEYYLPQWKEHITMYQEQMSKSLEEYEEGVMYSLQDDTSIDILYKKKEQLNQVVHQSTQQ, encoded by the coding sequence ATGAATGTAAATCAATCTATGGATCAATCAAAGTTAATACCAATCGTTTCTACTTTATATAAGCAATTTCAACTTCATGATGATCAAGTACAGTCTAAGAAAGCGCTTGATTTATTAGGGAAACTTCAATCTGAGGAATTCGTTATGGGATTTGCCGGGCATTTTTCTGCTGGAAAGTCAACATTGATAAACACGTTAATTGGCGAACAAATCTTACCCTCAAGTCCTATACCAACTAGCGCAAATTTAGTCAAAGTAAAAAATGGGCGTGAGTATGCGCGTGTATATTTTACTAAAGAAGACCCAATTGAAGTTGAGCAAGAATATGATTTGGATACCATTAAGTCTTTTTGTAAAGATGGAGATGCTGTTCGTGAGATTGAGGTAAGTAAGCCACTCTCCTCAATACCTGAAGGGGTAAGCATCATGGACACACCCGGTATCGATTCTTCAAATGATGCAGATCGTATTATGACAGAGTCAGCACTGCATATGGTGGATGTTTTGTTTTATGTTATGGATTATAATCATGTTCAATCAGAGGTCAATTTAGCCTTTTTAGCTGAGATGAAGAAGAGGGGGAAACCTCTCTATATTGTTGTGAATCAAGTTGATAAGCATCAGGAAGAAGAGCTATCTTTTACATCATTCAAAAATAGCGTGTACCAATCTCTTGATGTATGGGGAATTGAGCCTGAAGGGGTATTTTTCACGTCATTAATTGATACTGGGCTTTCCTACAATGATTTTCAAGCATTACAACAAGAGGTTAAGATATTGATAGAACATAAGCATGACACTGTGCATAAAACAGTCTACCACTCTGTGAACACGATTGTGCAAGAACATGTAGAAGCTTATAAGGAACAAAAAGATAATAATATAGAAGAATTTCAGCATAAACTAAATGAACTAGCAATTTCCGACGTGAAGACTGTTGAAGAGGTTCAACAAGAAAAGTCGAGAATGAGATCTAGACCCGAACAGTCTGAAGAATCCATGTTATCAGAATTACAATCTACTTTAAATAATGCATATGTTATGTCACATGACCTTCGTGAAAACGCTCGTTCCTTTATTGAGTCAATGGACTCTGGTTTTAAAGTTGGCCTGTTCATGACAAAGAAAAAAACGGAAGAAGAGAGAGAGAATCGTCTTCATGACTTCTATAATGCTTTAATGGAAAAAGTGAAAGCGAATATGGAATGGCCAGTACGCAACAAATTATTAACAGTTGCGAAGGAATATCAAGTAGTTGAGGAAGAGGTTTTACAGCAACTACAAAATGGATCAATAACGTTTGAACCAGAAGATTTAAAACGTCTCATAAAAACAGGCGCAGGTAGTGGTGGAGATTATGTGCTTGTCTATACAAAGGATGTAACCAATGAACTAAAACAGCGCTACAAACAACTAGCGTTAACAAAATGGGAGCTTGTTAAAGAAAGTATCCAAAATCAAATGAACCATGACTTAGAAGAAAAAGAAAACCTCGAACATACCATGAAAGAATATGAAGAGCTAAAAAATCAAATTGAGGAAGAGAAGAATGCTATAGAAACAAGAAAAAATGAATATCAATTAATTGTCAACGGAGAAGAAATATGCACAACTGCTTATGATGAAGCAACTCAATCATTAATACACCGCGACGCAAAGATTCATCAGGTAGAATGGATCAATAAAATGGAGAATCAGAATAGAGAACATAATCCAGATGAAGATCCTTCACAGAAAAGTGATAATTCTAGTGCTTCTATGTCTATAGAATCTGCGCTAAACGCTATTGATCGAACAGTGGACGTTTTACAGGATGTACATGGATTTGGATCCATCCTAGAAGAATTGAAGGAGAAAAAAGCCAGGCTTCAAACACGACATTACACGGTAGCATTGTTTGGAGCCTTTTCAGCAGGAAAGTCTTCCTTTGCAAATGCACTTTTAGGTGAAAAAGTGTTACCTGTTTCACCTAATCCTACCACAGCGACAATTAATCGAATAATGCCATCTAATGATGAATATGGTCATGGTAATGTCCAAGTAAAAGTGAAATCAGAAACGCAGTTAATAGAGGATATTCGATTTGCAGCTGGTAAAGATGTGTTACAATCTACTACCTTAACAAAGGTTGTAGAAGAGCTAATTTATTTAAAGCAACAAGGTGAACTTTCATCAATCGATCAAAACCGCCTTTCTTTTATTAATGCTATTGAAGAAGGTTATTCTTTAATGAAGGAATACATTGGACATTCTATTACAGTCACTCTAGATGAGTTTACAGCTTATGTGTCTGATGAAACTCGCTCTTGCTTTGTAGAATGGATGAACCTTTATTATGATTGCCCCTTAACCAAACAAGGAATTACCTTAGTCGATACTCCTGGTGCAGATTCTGTGAATGCAAGACATACAGAAGTTTCCTTTGAGTATATGAAGCAAGCTGATGCGATCTTGTTTGTTACGTACTACAACCATGCTTTCTCAAGAGCCGACCAGGATTTTCTTTATCAGCTTGGCAGAGTGAAAGATGCATTCAGTATGGATAAGATGTTTTTCCTTATAAATGCAGCTGACCTAGCTCAAAATACAGAAGATTTACATCTTGTAACAAATTATATGGATGAACAGCTAACGCAATTTGGGATACGCAATCCACGTTTATATCCTGTGTCTAGTTTGATGGCTCTTAATGAAAAAGAAAACTCTGTCATAAGTCAGCATCCTGTTCTATCCTCATCAGGAATTGAGGAATTTAATGATGATTTTACTCATTTTATGGAGGAAGAAATCTCAGGATTGTTAGTACATGAAACCGTTTATGATATTAATCGAGCAACTCAGATAATGCAGCATATGATTGAATCTGCTTCCTTAAGTAAAGAAGCGAAACAAGAGAAAAAGAAAGCTATAAAAGAACAACTCTCAAGAGCTCTTGAGATTATTAAAACCATAGATACAACAAGGTATGAGCGTACGATTCAACAAAAAATTGATAAACAAACGTATTATATACAAGAAAGACTCTTATTAAGGTTTACGGATTTCTTTAAAGAACATATAAACCCCTCCACCATTCAAGGGAGTAGTAAACTTGCCAAACAAGATCTGGAGACAGGTATCTTTGGATTAATGGATCAGCTAGCTAGTGAGCTTAAACAAGAAGTGCGAGCCGTGTCTATACGAGTGGAATCGTTCCTTAAAGAAACCGTATCTGAGTTGAAAGACGATGTACAAGAACAAACACAAAGATTAATATCAGATTTCTCTTTACCGCATGCAAATGAGAAATCTTATCAAACTCCAGAAATTCAAGAACCATTTAAGCATGTGAAGTCCGGATATTTTGATCAGGAACTCAATTTGTTTAAAAACACGAAATCGTTTTTTGAGCAAAATGAAAAGGAAAAAATGAAAGAAGCACTACAAGTGAAAATAAAGCCTTTACTAGAAGAGTATATAAATGCTCAAAAGGAAGATCTAGTTGAGTATTATCTTCCTCAATGGAAAGAGCATATAACTATGTATCAAGAGCAAATGAGTAAGTCATTAGAGGAATATGAAGAAGGGGTAATGTATTCATTACAGGATGATACCTCTATTGATATCCTTTATAAGAAGAAAGAACAATTAAATCAAGTAGTACATCAAAGCACGCAACAGTAA
- a CDS encoding ferritin-like domain-containing protein: MYYYNPYYYWPMPVQRQIQPGQKGNYTQKQYAPNPMLQGYGQNKSYKSLEEALVGVRKAVQGEREDELFYDYLIAVAPTTEDKEIITSIRNDEQKHNKMFRQIYRDFTGEEITDTDDESFQKPNSFEEGVKKALFGELAAVEKYRDIRAGLPTRYYRDMVFEILTDELKHADKYNYILTITIARKKV; this comes from the coding sequence ATGTATTACTATAATCCATATTATTATTGGCCGATGCCGGTTCAAAGACAAATACAGCCTGGTCAAAAAGGTAATTATACACAGAAGCAATATGCTCCAAATCCAATGTTGCAAGGATATGGGCAGAACAAATCTTATAAATCCTTAGAGGAAGCATTGGTAGGGGTACGAAAGGCAGTGCAAGGTGAGAGGGAAGACGAATTATTTTATGATTATTTAATAGCTGTGGCTCCAACAACTGAAGATAAGGAAATTATTACATCAATACGAAATGATGAACAAAAGCACAATAAAATGTTTCGTCAGATCTATAGAGATTTTACTGGTGAAGAAATTACAGACACGGATGATGAATCATTTCAAAAGCCAAACAGCTTCGAAGAAGGAGTAAAAAAAGCTTTATTTGGAGAACTTGCGGCGGTTGAGAAATATCGAGATATTCGTGCAGGATTACCTACTAGGTATTATAGAGATATGGTATTTGAAATACTAACAGATGAACTAAAACATGCAGATAAATATAATTATATCCTTACAATAACCATTGCTAGAAAAAAGGTTTAA
- a CDS encoding SurA N-terminal domain-containing protein: MTFKKKLTAMLFGLVLAIGLAACGNGESGDNANSDKNNDEKQEDKSDKSTKDDSSNESDGGDSKSKSANTDIKESGDVAAVVNGEEIPMKKFNDQLMSQANQMSQSGQELKESQVKQLKSSIMQQLINTELILQKAEENDITASEDKVKKQFNQIKEQNGDNFQKLLEQNDLTEEELKNNIKKNLKIQQFIDKNTEEVEVTEKELKAEYDKMKQQYEAMNKQSDKEMEVPKFEDAKKKLKDSVKKKKENEQVTKLLKELKKNSEIEKKVNV, translated from the coding sequence GTGACATTTAAAAAGAAATTGACAGCCATGTTATTTGGTTTAGTACTTGCAATCGGATTAGCTGCATGTGGTAATGGCGAATCCGGTGATAATGCTAACTCTGATAAAAATAATGATGAAAAGCAAGAAGATAAGAGTGATAAATCAACAAAAGACGATAGCTCAAATGAATCTGATGGTGGCGACAGCAAATCGAAAAGTGCAAACACTGACATCAAAGAAAGTGGCGATGTAGCAGCTGTTGTAAATGGCGAAGAAATTCCAATGAAGAAATTCAACGATCAGCTAATGTCCCAGGCAAATCAGATGTCTCAATCTGGACAAGAACTTAAAGAATCACAAGTAAAACAATTAAAATCCTCCATTATGCAACAACTAATTAATACAGAGTTAATTCTTCAAAAAGCTGAAGAAAATGACATTACTGCATCAGAAGATAAAGTGAAAAAACAATTTAATCAAATCAAAGAGCAAAATGGAGACAACTTCCAAAAACTATTAGAGCAAAACGATCTTACAGAAGAAGAACTTAAAAACAATATTAAGAAAAACCTTAAAATTCAGCAGTTCATCGATAAGAATACTGAAGAAGTAGAGGTTACTGAAAAAGAACTTAAAGCAGAATATGACAAAATGAAGCAACAATACGAAGCGATGAACAAACAAAGCGACAAAGAAATGGAAGTTCCTAAGTTTGAAGATGCTAAAAAGAAACTAAAAGATAGCGTTAAGAAGAAGAAAGAAAACGAACAAGTAACAAAACTTCTTAAAGAACTCAAGAAAAATAGTGAGATTGAAAAGAAAGTAAACGTATAA
- a CDS encoding DUF4397 domain-containing protein codes for MKLLILRSEMMNSYNQYERELAHKAGMYELLAGYYKYIDPQKHMMYYMKHFECMQQLIQLQQQQQMGHAQYRNNQQQSYVRVFHASPNAPNVDIYVNGQLLLQDVAYKQVSDYIPVMPGDYRIKITATGQQEAVLTKDVNVPPNSAITLAAAGKVEKLKLLPYQDDLYPEQGKAKVRFIHLSPDAPRVDIAVKGGDILFSNVGFNEATQYKSIPPTKVDLEVRPAGSKQVVLVIPDVMLNENQIYNAVAVGFVESEPSLEAMFI; via the coding sequence ATGAAATTATTAATCCTTAGGAGTGAAATGATGAATTCATATAATCAGTATGAAAGGGAATTAGCACATAAGGCAGGAATGTATGAATTGCTAGCGGGTTACTATAAGTACATTGATCCCCAAAAACATATGATGTATTATATGAAGCATTTTGAATGTATGCAGCAACTTATACAATTACAGCAACAACAGCAAATGGGCCATGCACAATATCGAAATAATCAACAGCAATCCTATGTGAGAGTGTTCCACGCTTCTCCTAATGCACCTAATGTGGATATTTATGTGAATGGTCAATTACTACTTCAAGATGTAGCATACAAGCAAGTTAGTGATTATATTCCGGTTATGCCAGGAGATTATCGTATTAAGATAACAGCAACTGGACAGCAAGAAGCTGTATTAACAAAAGATGTAAATGTCCCTCCGAATAGTGCCATCACACTTGCTGCAGCTGGAAAGGTTGAAAAGCTGAAATTACTCCCATACCAAGATGACCTATATCCAGAGCAAGGTAAAGCAAAAGTACGATTTATCCATTTATCTCCTGATGCACCACGAGTTGATATTGCAGTAAAGGGTGGGGATATACTCTTCTCTAACGTAGGATTTAACGAAGCTACACAATATAAATCAATTCCTCCTACAAAAGTAGATTTAGAAGTACGTCCAGCTGGGTCAAAACAAGTTGTGCTAGTAATACCAGATGTTATGTTAAACGAAAACCAAATATATAATGCAGTAGCGGTTGGTTTTGTTGAATCTGAACCTTCTTTAGAAGCAATGTTTATATAG
- a CDS encoding M3 family oligoendopeptidase, producing MTKTQYSQTWDLDMFFEGGSDSEGFASYIEDTHHKMKELEKCVKEWEIPTPTNNANAIIHIVDHVNVTFKQLMESSAFVSCLSAQDVNDKNAGLYRAKLNQLGADLSTILTTFDQKLSQIQENTWNDILNHPTLNKLSFVLNERRNQVKEKLPLEQEALVNDLAVDGYHAWGEMYDTIVGSMSVILDDNGEKKELSVGQAANKLSSSERNTRKEVHDKLQKAWADKEDYFGETLNHLSGFRLQTYKHRGWDNVLKEPLQINRMNEQTLHAMWNAINKHKNIFVHYLQRKASLLGLERLSWYDIGAPISNNENKVSFDNGAEFIEEQFERFGPKMAAFAKRAFEESWIEAEDRSGKQPGGFCTSFPDSKQTRVFMTYSGTPSNVATLAHELGHAFHQHVMDDLEPLNQLYAMNVAETASTFAEMIVADASVKHASNEEERLHLLEDKIQRSVAFFMNIHSRFLFETRFYEERKKGTVSVEKLKQLTEDAQREAYCDSLDEYSPYYWASKLHFHITDVPFYNFPYTFGYLFSLGIYRKALESGRDFEEKYISLLQDTGRMSVEDLATKHLGVDLTDQEFWESAIEICVKDVEEFLRLTENSKKNV from the coding sequence GTGACGAAAACACAGTATAGCCAAACATGGGATTTAGATATGTTTTTTGAAGGTGGTAGTGATTCAGAGGGGTTCGCATCTTACATAGAAGATACACATCATAAGATGAAAGAGTTAGAGAAGTGTGTTAAAGAATGGGAAATACCCACGCCCACCAATAATGCCAATGCAATCATTCATATCGTTGATCATGTCAATGTAACGTTTAAACAGCTAATGGAGAGTTCCGCTTTTGTGAGTTGTTTAAGTGCCCAAGATGTTAATGATAAAAATGCTGGTTTGTACAGAGCTAAGCTTAATCAATTAGGTGCAGACTTATCAACAATACTAACTACATTTGATCAAAAGCTTTCTCAAATTCAAGAAAATACATGGAATGATATACTGAATCATCCAACATTAAATAAATTATCTTTTGTATTAAATGAGAGAAGAAACCAAGTTAAAGAGAAATTACCGTTAGAGCAAGAAGCACTGGTGAATGATTTAGCAGTAGATGGCTACCATGCTTGGGGAGAGATGTACGATACAATTGTTGGAAGTATGAGTGTCATTTTAGATGATAATGGCGAAAAGAAAGAATTATCTGTAGGTCAAGCAGCTAATAAACTAAGTAGTTCGGAACGTAACACGCGAAAAGAGGTACATGATAAGCTTCAAAAAGCATGGGCGGATAAGGAAGATTATTTTGGAGAAACATTAAATCATCTTTCCGGTTTTCGCCTGCAAACTTATAAACATAGAGGTTGGGATAATGTTTTAAAAGAACCACTGCAAATAAATCGAATGAATGAGCAAACATTACATGCTATGTGGAATGCTATTAATAAGCACAAGAATATTTTTGTTCACTATTTACAAAGAAAGGCTTCCTTATTAGGTTTAGAACGACTAAGTTGGTATGATATTGGTGCGCCTATTTCAAACAATGAGAACAAGGTTTCGTTTGATAATGGAGCAGAATTTATCGAAGAGCAGTTTGAACGCTTCGGCCCCAAAATGGCTGCATTCGCTAAAAGAGCATTTGAAGAAAGTTGGATAGAAGCTGAGGATCGAAGTGGAAAACAACCTGGAGGTTTTTGCACAAGCTTTCCCGATAGCAAACAAACACGAGTTTTCATGACTTATTCGGGGACACCTTCTAACGTAGCGACACTTGCTCATGAATTGGGCCATGCTTTCCATCAACATGTTATGGATGATTTAGAGCCGTTAAATCAATTGTATGCGATGAATGTTGCGGAGACAGCATCAACATTTGCAGAGATGATTGTTGCTGACGCCTCTGTTAAACATGCTTCGAATGAAGAAGAAAGGCTTCATTTATTGGAAGATAAAATACAAAGAAGTGTCGCATTCTTTATGAATATCCATTCCCGCTTCCTTTTTGAAACTCGTTTTTATGAAGAAAGGAAAAAAGGAACTGTTTCTGTGGAAAAGCTTAAACAGTTAACAGAAGATGCACAAAGAGAAGCATATTGTGATTCTTTAGATGAGTACTCTCCCTATTATTGGGCTTCCAAACTTCATTTCCATATAACAGATGTACCCTTTTATAACTTTCCTTATACATTTGGATATTTATTTAGTCTTGGAATATATAGGAAAGCACTTGAATCAGGGCGTGATTTTGAAGAAAAATATATTTCCTTACTTCAAGATACCGGTAGGATGTCAGTAGAAGACCTTGCAACAAAACATCTTGGTGTGGATCTAACTGACCAAGAATTTTGGGAGAGCGCAATAGAAATTTGCGTGAAGGATGTAGAAGAATTTCTAAGATTAACAGAGAATAGCAAAAAAAATGTATAA